The Chloroflexota bacterium genomic sequence GAAAGCTTTGGCTTTGCAGGCATGTTTTTCAAAGAAGCTGATCCGAAAATCACGCGCTATTTGAAAGAACAAGGCTTGTTGTTCAAATCAGGGCGAGTGCTGCACACCTATCCATTCTGTTGGCGCTGTAAAACGCCGTTGCTGTTCTATGCCAAGCAATCGTGGTATATCCGCACAACCGCCTTGAAGCAACAGTTGATCGCCAATAATAAAAAGATCAATTGGGTGCCTGAGCATATCCAAGCTGGGCGTTTTGGCAATTGGCTCGAAAATAACATCGACTGGGCGATCAGCCGTGAGCGTTATTGGGGCACGCCGCTGCCAGTTTGGACCTGCGATAACTGTCAGCATATCGATGTACTTGGTTCGTTGGCGGAGCTTGGCGAACGTTGGGGCCAAGATACTGCCAATCTTGATATGCACCGCCCATTTGTGGATGCACCTAGCTGGTTGTGTCCTGAGTGCGAAGCTGGCACGATGCAGCGCATTCCCGATGTGGCTGATTGTTGGTTTGATTCAGGTGCGATGCCAGTGGCACAGTGGCATTACCCATTTGAAAATCAAGAACTGTTTGAAGTTGCCGGCCAAGCCGATTTTATCTCGGAAGCAATCGACCAAACTCGTGGTTGGTTCTACACCTTGCATGCAGTTTCAACCTTGCTCTTCGATCGCCCAGCCTACAAGAATGTGATCTGTTTGGGTCACTTGTTGGATGGCAAAGGCGAGAAAATGTCCAAATCCAAGGGCAACATCGTTTCGCCATGGGAAATGGTCGAGAAGTATGGCGCTGATGCGGTGCGCTGGTATATGTTTGCTGCTGGTCAGCCCTACAATCCACGCCGTTTCTCAGCCGATTTGGTCAGCGAATCGTTGCGTCAGTTCTTGTTGACCTTGTGGAATACCTATAGCTTTTTCACAACTTACGCCAATGTTGATGGTTGGACACCTGAATTGGCACAAGGCGATTTGGCAGCGATCGATCGCTGGGCGCTGGCACGGCTCAACGCCTTGGTGCGCGATGTGCGCAACGATCTGAGCAATTACGATATGAATACGCCAGCCAAGCGGCTCGAACAATTCGTTGACGAGCTTTCAAACTGGTATGTGCGGCGTAATCGGCGGCGTTTCTGGGGCAGCGACATGAACGGCGATAAGCAAGCTGCCTATTCAACCTTGTACACCTGTTTGGTCACGATTTCCAAACTGATGGCTCCATTCACGCCATTTGTGGCCGAATCGCTGTATCAAAATTTGGTGCGCAGCTACGACCAAACTGCCGCCGAAAGCGTGCATATGGCGCTGTACCCTGAAGCCAATTTGGCGCTAATCGATGAAGAATTGATTCGCAAGACCGACTTATTGCTCAAGGCTGTGAGCTTGGGCCGCGCCGCTCGCAAGAACGCTGGAATGCGCGTGCGTCAACCACTCAGCGAAGTTTTGGTGCGCTTGCCTCGCGGTGAGCAACTTGACGAACTGAGTGCTGAACTGAGTGACGAACTCAATATCAAGTCGGTGCGCTGGCTCGGTGTGGGCGATGGCTTGGTCAGCTATCGCTTCAAGCCTAATTTGCGCTCGGTTGGCAAAAAGTTTGGCAAACTGGTTCCAGCATTGCGCGAAGTGTTGGCGAATCTTAGCAGCGAGCAAGCCGCCGATGCAGCGCATAAAGTTGAAACCGGGGCCAGCTTCGAGGTTGTAGTCGAAGGCGAAACATTAACCTTGGCCGCCGACGATGTATTGATGGAAGCTTCATCGCCCGAAGGCTACGCTGTGGCCGAAGGCGAGGGCTTGTTGGTAGCCTTAGTTACGACGCTGACTGATGAATTGCTGCGCGAAGGCATCGCCCGCGAAATCGTGCGCAACCTCAACGATGCACGTAAGGCCGCCGATCTGGCGATCACCGACCGCATCAACGCAACCTTGGGAACCGAGGTTGATTTAGCGGCAGTTGTGGCTGAATACGCCGAGTACATCAAAGCCGAAACCTTGTGTGAGGTATTGAGCGTTGGTGATGCTAGTGCCGACCATCACACCAGCAGCATGGAATTGGAACAAGGCAAACTAAGCCTCGGCATTAGCAAAATCGGCTAATCCGAGTACAATCAATGCGGCGCATACAAAGCCTGTATGCGCCGCATTGATTCATTGTTTGCCAAAGGAATGTCCATGTTATTGCACATTATTTCCCCCACCGAGTGGCATCAAGCCCTAGCTGCTGGTGAATATCGCCCAGCCTCGTTGGCCGACGAAGGCTTTATCCATTGTTCAACTCCTGAGCAAGTGTTAACTCCCGCCAATTCGTTTTATCGTGGCCAAGCTGGCTTGCAGTTGTTGTGTATCGATCCTGCGCTGCTTCAATCCGAATTAGTATATGAAGATCTTATAGCGTCGGGTGTACAATTTCCGCATATCTATGGGCCGCTCAACCTTGATGCCGTGTATAAAATTGTGGAGTTTCCGGTTAATCCCGATGGCACATTTGATTTGCCAAAGCTAGATTAACTGGGGATCAGGGGGTTGGTTGTTGGGGATCGGTAATAACTATGGTTGTTATCGATCTCTATGTTGATCCACGAAGCGCACGAAGGTCACGAAGGGGTCAGGGGCCAGAGTTTAGGGATCAGGTTTTGTAACAGTGAAGCGCATGAAGTGTAGGTTTTTAGCTACGTATAATCCTCGGTCCTTATGCTATCGGATTAACGTCTGACCCCTGAATCCTGACCCCTAGCTTCAACTCTGCGTCAAAAACCGACCCCCAATTCCCAACCCCTATGTTCTATGCTCTTTAACGCCATAACTGTTCGGATTGCCATTCATCGTTGGCAGCGGCGAGGCATTGAAGTTTGGGCCACCAATAGACCTGATCCGCGCCATTGATTGCATGCTCGATCGGTTCAAACAGCATGTAAGCCAACATCAAACGATAATCGCTGCAAAGCTGTTGCCACGAGCAATCGATGCCTGCGCCGATTAAGCCTGCCAAATAGCGCCGCAACAGTTGCTCCTCGTAGAATGCGCGTTGGGTTGGATTCCAAAACGTTGCCAGCATAGTGACCAAATCGTAGGTTGGCAAATTAGCCGAAGCAGCGCCGAAATCTAGCAGATAGGCATGATCTTCTTGGGGATTTTTGGGGCAGAAAAATTGATTGAAAGTGCAAGCGCCATGCACGAGGGTTAATTGGCGATGGCTACTGCTGCGTGGCTCAAGCCAGCGTTGCCAAAGCGTCGGTAAGGCTGCTAGGGTTGAAGCCAAACGATCATGAATTGCATCAGTGAGAATTGTGCCATGCTGAGCCAGAAATTGCTGCCATTCAGCTTGGCGACGTTGCACATGCTGGGCATGCGCTGCTGAATCGTTATACCGCCCATCTACTGCAAACGGCGAATTAGCCGTACCAATTACGGGCGCTTGCCACCACGAACTATGCAACTGCGCTAAACCATCGATGCACATAAAACGACGCTGCTCATTGGGAACATGGTCGCCAGTAATTAATAATTGGCTATCAATTGCTGGTTCGTAGGTTTCGCTTAAATCGGCCAATAAAAGGTTAGAAACACCTGAAACTGGATCGTAGCTAGCACCAAAACACGGCACAAACGGCAAATGATTAAGATCGTTGGCCTGCGCATACTGATAAATTGCCACTTCATGAGCGCCATGCTGTTCATGATTGATTTTAAGCAGCAATTGACGTGGCGCTTTGATCGGCGTGCGAAACAATTGTAATTGAATATGACCAAGCTGCGAATTGGGCGTATGGTCTTCGATCAGCTGCATATGCTTGATCATGCCTGAACCTAACCAAGGCTGTAAGTGTTCGGTCATCCAAGCCAACGAAATATCGCCCAGCGAATGCAGGATGGTCATGATCGCTCCCTTTGCCGCCTATCGATCAATTTCCGCGATACCTAACATTCATTTGCTGCCCATGGGTCGCATTGATCGCATAGGTAATTCCTTGTTGCAGGCTACTATGCGTCATGATCGAGCGGAAATCAACCCCCAACGTAACCAAGGTTTGCGCCAATTCTGGCCGAATGCCTGTGATGATTACGCGTGCTCCTAGTAGCTGCACGCTAGTTGCAGCGCGAATCAACAGGCCTGCCACTTGAGTATCCATTACCGGAACGCCCGTCACATCGACAATTGCAATTTGAGCTTTGTTGGTATGCACGCCTTCGAGCAAGGTTTCCATAAATTGCTGTGCCCGTGCGGTATCGACGCTGCCAACTAACGGCAAGAGCACCACCGTGTCGGCAATTGGAATCAGCGGGGTTGAAAGCTCGATCAAGGCTTGTTGTTGGGTGCGAATAACTTCTTCATGCAAGCGTTGGCGTTCAGCCTCAGCCTGTTTTTGGTCGCTAATATCATGGGCAATCATCGAGAAGAAACTGGGCTGGTGGTCGATATCATAATGACATAACATTTGATACATCACTGGTAGCTTTTGGCCTTGAGCCGTTTTCAGTTGATGCTCGCCCATCCACGAGCCATGAATTTGGGCATGGTGTAAGGTTTTGGCTAGCCATGTTTGCTCGGCTTGGTCGGGGTGTAAATCGTGCCAGGTTAATTGACTGACCTGATCGGTTGGCTCAAGTTGCAACACGCGCCGCGCCGCTGGATTCAAATATTGCATCTGGCCTGACAAATCAGCAATCGCTACCAAGTCCGGGGTCGAACTTAGAATGGTATCGAAACGACCCAACAAGGCTTCAGCTTGCTTTTGTTGGGTAATATTTAACAGCAAACCATCCCATAAAATTGCCCCATTGGCCAATTTGGTAGGCCGCGAAGCACCTTGCAGCCAATTTTCTTGGCCATTGATATAAACTCGCCCTTCCCAGCGCCATGGTTCAAGCGTTTGCGCCGAAGCCATAATTGCCTCTTGAAAACGCAGTCGGTCGGCTGGATTGACGGCCTCGGTCACAATGCTGGCATTTTGCATAATTGCTTCTGGTTCTAGGCCATAAATATCGCGGCTGCCAGTGCTGACAAATGGAAAACGCATCGTATGATCTGGCTCAAGCAAAAATTGATAGACCATCCCAGGTACATTTTCGATGATCCGTTGCAGGCGAGCCTCGTTATCGGTTAGGGCTGCCGAGGCCGCTACTTCGTTGCTCAGATCGCGGGAAATGCCAACTGTACCGATGATCGAACCATCGTGATTGCGAATTGGGTGTTTGGTGGTGGCAAATAGATGCACTTCGCCGGTATAGCGCGTGACTGGCTCTGAATTGATCACCAAGGCTTGACCAGTTTGAAACACTTGAGCATCATCGCGAATATATTGCTCGGTATAGCTCGGTTGGTTAAAATCTGCGTCGATCAAATCTTGCAGCTGCTGGCTATCCATGCCATAGTATTCGCGAAAAGCGCGATTGGCGTAGCGAATATGCGAACTTGGGCCTTTGTATAAAATCAAATCGGGGATACTATCTAAAATCTGTTCGTAGATCGCGATCTGGGCACGCAAGTTGATGATGGTTTGTTGCTGGTTAATCGTCGTTTCATCCCGTTCCACATACACATCAGTCCCCATTACGTGCCTCCTCGATTTATTTTTTTGTAATTACTTTAGTGTCCCCCATGTGGGCTACCCTGCGCCTCCCACAAAGGTCACGATCTTATCTAGTACTTCTGGCGAATGGAGGATGCCACTATGGCCCAATTTGTTAGTGGCCAATAGTTCAGAGTTGGGCCAGTGTTGCTGCAATTCTTGACCATAGCGAAAATCAACCCGCAAATCATTGCGATCGTGGACAATCAAGGCAGGTGGTAGGTGCTGGGTCGGCATTGATTTCATGGCATAATGGCTGGCTGGTTGGCCAAATTGTCGCTGCAAGGCTTGCTCAAATAAACGCTTGAGCCGTTGCGATAAACCAAAACCATCAGCAAACGCCCCAGTCATATATTCGCCGCTGGTGGGTGCACCCATTAATACAACTCGCTGCGGCAAGCTGACCCCAAGCGTGCCGAGCATCCAAGCGCTGCAAGCCGCCCCAAACGAGTGCGCAATAATCACCTCGAACGGGCCAAGTTGCTGTACCGTTGCTGCCAAAGCTGCGCTAAAATCGGGGATGCTGGTGGTTTTGCCTTCGGAAGCGCCATGGGCTGGTCCATCGATCGCCGTTACTTCGTAGCTCAAACTTGCTAAGCGTGGAGCCAGCGCATGCCAGCGACGAGCATCGTGTTCCCAGCCATGCACCAACAATACTTTGCGCGAGCCAGCGCCCCAACGATAGGCTTGCAAACGCCGCCCTGCATGCTCAACATTCAAACGTTGGGCCGATTGGAGAAATTTTGAGGGTTTGGGGCTGGTTGCCCGCCGTGGTTGTAAAAAAAGCTGAAGCACCATGCGCCCAGCAAGTTGCGGCGCAAGATAGCTCAAGCCGCCGATGCCATTGCGCAGCAGCCGTGCTTGCCATGGAAGTTTAATTGATTGAGTTGCCATATGTTCCCCTTAGAAATTGCCAATTTGCAAATCGCCAAACGCATGGTAATTATTGTAATGAGCAATGTTACCACTGTCAACATTGAGGTAGCTACATGATGGAAGAACGGTATCATCACGGCGATTTGCGCCAAGCCCTTTTGACGCTTGCCAAGCAGCAGCTGACCAGCCAAGGGATCGAATCACTGAGTTTACGGGCGATCAGTCGCGAGGCTGGTGTCAGCCATGCAGCAGCCTACCGCCATTTTCCCAATAAAGAGGCCTTGGTGGCGGCCTTAGCCTGCGCTGGATTTGAGCAATTACAAATATTCGTTGCCGAAGAAGTGGCCCAGTACAGCGAAGATCCAACTGAGCAGTTTTTTCAATGTGGCATCGCCTATGTTACATTTGCGATCAACAATGCCACCTTATTTCGTTTGATGTTTGGAGTTTCGGGGGTTGATCGTTTGCAATACCCCGCCACTCATGCTGCTGCCCAAGCCAGTTTTGGGGTGTTAGTTGGCACAATTGAGCGCGGTCAAGTGGCGGGTCTGATTGGCTCAGGTGAACCACGCCAACTGGCATTTACGGCGTGGGCGGCTGTTCACGGTTTGGCAACCCTAGCGCTCCAAGATCAAATCACACCGCAAGGCACAATCGATCCCGAGCGCTTGGTGCGTAACAGCGCAAAATTGCTTTGGCATGGCTTGAAATATGGGCAAATTTAGGCCATATGGGCATCAAGCCATTCGATAACTAAGGGGATTAATGTGGTTTGTTCTGGCTCGTTCAGCACTTCATGATACAAGCCAGGGTAGCTATGCAGGGTTTTATCTTGCGATTTGAACAATCCAAAGGCGTGCATCGCCCCAGCGGGGCTAACCAAGCGATCGGCCAAGCCTTGCAAGAGTAGCACTGGCAAGCTAATTTCGTTGGCACGTTGGTCGATCACTCGTGTTGCATTGATCATGGAATTGCCCATTTGGGCTTTAATGCCACCTTTATAATTCAATGGATCAGCTTTGAAGGCCTCGACCACCTTGGGATCACGGCTATTCCACTGGGGATCGAATGGGGCAACTGGTAGGTTTGGCAGAAATTTGCTAATAAATGCCCCAACTTTTACCACGACTTTAGGAGTTGTGGCATCAACTTTGAAGGCTGGCCCAGTCAAAACCAAGCCATGCAAATTATGTCCATAGTCCAAGGTGTAGAGCGTGCTGATCAAGCCACCCATGCTATGGCCAAGCATAAATAACGGGCCATTTGGCTCTTTATCGCGCACCAATCGCACAAAACTGGCTAAATCGTTGACAAATTCATCAAAATGTTTGACCGTTGCGCGATTGCCTTGCGATTGCCCATGGCCACGATGATCAAGCGCCCAAACGCTATAGTTGGCCGTCACCAAAGCCTCGGCCACATGCTGGTATCGCCCGCTGTGCTCGGCATAGCCATGCACCACCACTACCGTGGCTTTGGGTGCAGATGGCCGCCATGTTTGATAAAAAATCGTCGTGTTGTTGCCACCTGTAAACGTTGCCGTTGTATGTTCCATGCACTAGCCTTTCTAAACGAGGGGTCAGGGGTCAGGGATCAGGATTGAAACCACGAAGGGCGCGAAGCACACGAAGGATTCTCATTCCCGCATTCGTGCATGTTATTCCTAATTCCGCTAGAGTAAAGTCTGCCCCTGATCTCTAACCCCACCCTCATAACTTTGCGCCTCTGCGTTAAATAGTCTGACTTCCTAGCCCCTGATCTCTGACCCCTGACCCCTAGCCTCAACAAGTTCCGCGTACACCGCCCGAATTTGGGCATATTTGTGCTCCCAGGTTAGCTCGGCCAAGGTTTGGGTGTAGCCCTGCTGGCCAAGTCGTTGGGCTAATTCAGGGTTGGTCAGCAATTTGGTCAAGGCTGCTGTAAGTTGGGCAACATTGCCATAATCAACCAACAAGCCTGTTTCGTTCTCACGAATCACCGCTGGAACGCCGCCAGCTCTGGCCCCAATCACAGGCAAACGATACAACCAAGCCTCAAGATAGACAATTCCAAATGAATCGGTGCGTGAGGGCATGGCGAACAGCGTAGCAGCGGCCAAAGCATCGCGTTTGCGTGCTTGCGGCGCTCGCGCAAACACATGAATCCGCTGTTTGCTGACAGGATCAAGCGTTTCCCAAAGCTGCTCAAAATGGGCCATCGGCGTGCCAACCATCACCAGATGCTCGCTGCGCCCGTTCGCCCAAAGCTGCTCCATCGCACGAATCAGGTCGAATGCACCTTTTTCTTTGGCCAAGGTGCCGATATACAGCACAAATGGTTGTTGAATGCCGGTTTCTTGGCGAAAACGCTCGGCATTGCCGCCCGCCAATTCATGCGGCTCAACTCCCACCCCAATGCAACGCAGGCTTGATCGCGAAATTCCACAATCAGCCAGATAATCGGCCTCAAGCGGCGTTTGCACGATTACCCGATCAGCTTGCTGCATTAACTTAATATGATGCGGCATCGTGTAATAGCGCACTAACGAGCGATCGCCAGGCACGCCTAAATGGACGTATGGCGAAAGTACAAACGGAATTTTAGCCTGCTTGGCATATTTTAGCGCCGGAATCAGCATAAAATCTAAGGTAATGTTGGCTGCATGGATCAGGTCAAATTGACCAACTTCTTGGCTTAGGGCACGATTGAAGGTTGGCATGCGCGGCGTAATTTGACTGAGCGCCATCAACAAGCTGCTGGTGGCTGGCAAACGCCCAAATTCGAGCATTGCCCGACGCAAAATTGGGTAGACCAAGGCTGGGCCTGGTGCACGCACGACCGGAAAGCGCCGAATCGCTACGCCATTGTGTTGCTCAGTTGGCTGATCGATGGTGCGCCGACCGCTCGCCCAAAAATGGTCAAGATCCCATGCATTGCTTGTCCAAACATCGACCGTATGCCCTTCGGCTGCCAACCGTTCAGCAATTACTTGGCAAACCTGCTCCGAACCGCCGATATACGGGTAATAGCGCTGAATAACTTGTAAAATCCGCATGAATACTCGCTAACGGCCACAACCAGCAGGATTTTTGGCTTGGGCATACAGCCGATCAAATTCAGCCAAATAATGGCGAGCCAAATCGGGATCAGTAATAATCAATAAATTTTCATCGTTATTATTTTCAGCTGCCGCAGTAAAATTATACGAGCCAGTAATCACAATCTTTTCGTCGATTACCATTGTTTTATTATGCAAAATATAACAATTAGCATCACGTAAAATCGGAATTCCAGCATCTTCTAAAATACCAAACTCCGAGCCAGTGCCATCGGCGTTGCGAGCTTCCATCACAACTTGAACTTCTAAGCCAGCTTCATGGCGATCGATTAAGGCTTGGGCGGTATCATCGTCGGTAAATGAAAATGCGAGCACGTTGACCGATTGTTTGGCTTTTTTAATATAATTGACAATTTTGGAACGCGGCTTATCGACTGGCGAAAAATAAGTTTCAATCTGCACCCCACCAGCCAATTTAATGACTGGGTTGGGCGTATTTTTGGGTGCTTTACTACCCATTTTGCCAGCATATAAATCGAGAAAACGCTGACGATAATTAGCGACCAGCTCTGGCACAGTTGAACGAATCATATTATTGTTGTTACGATAAACGTCGTTTACAACCAAATTCATCGAGCCAGTCCAAACAATTGTATCGTCAATGACCACGATTTTGTTGTGCATAAACGCTGAGCGTTCATCCCACGTAATTGGGATTTTAGCTGCTTCCAAGCGTCCAGTCGTTTCGGCAACTTCTGGCGAAGCCAAATTTTCATCATCAACCACGAGCTGAACTTTGACTTTACGCTTTTTGGCGCGAATCAAGGCATCGGTCATCAATTCTAAATCAAAATCGAACGATGCAATATAAATCGTGCTTTTGGCAGCATCAATATCGGCGATCATCGCCGCATCAACCCCACCTTTACGTCCAGCTGCTTTTTCAGGGTAGTTTGGGCGGGTAAAAAATACCTGATACCACGCCCCTTCGGCGACATAGGCTTTAGCTGGATCAAGCGCCGCGATCACATTATTGGGATCAGCCATTGTTGGCGCGTTCGTGGGTGTCGTTGGCCCAGCCACGCTGGTTGGTTCAAGGCTAGTACGGCCAAGCCAACGATTAAAATAGCCCGCCTGATAGGCATAAACCAACCCAGCAATCACCAGAATCACGACAATTTGCCAAGGCTTGAGCTTCGTGGTTGATGTGCTACGCGCCATATTCCAGCCTTTCGATATGTGGGTAGGGGGTCAGGGGCTAGGGATTAGATTTTTTTAGCCACGAATTGCACGAATAATCTTATAACCTCTAACCCCATATATGCTCTATGCTCTATGCTCTATGTTCTTATCCTCGCCAACCACGACGACGCTTGATGCGGTGTGAGCGAGGTCGAGCATTTGCGCCCAACATTTGGCCCATACGGTCGAGTTTGGCAGCGATCACACTTTGTTTGGCGGCTTGACCTGCCCCATCAAGCACATTCTGGCCAAGCTTGCTCATTTGTGCGACCACACTTGGAATTAATTGGCTTAGGGCATTGGCTGCCGCCTGACCAACTTGGGCAGCTGGCTCGGCGGTTTGCGGTGTTTCAGTAACAATCGCTTGATGCGCTTGATTCAGCGCTGAATTGGCTGCTGCCAGCACCTCGCTTACCTCAACAATATCATCACGATTGGCTTGACGCGCCGCTTGGAGTACATCGGCCTCGGCCACCCCAGCCTGAAGTTGTTGCTCAGCCCAACGCAACAGCGCTTTAGCCGTCACATCAGTCAAATTGTCGGTCAAACGTTCATTGTTGGCGAGGCGTTCAAATGCCGCTTGGCGATCAAGGCTCATTGGAATCCTCCTGTTGATCAATCTTGTGATCAGTTCAACCGATACCATTGGTCTTATGGGCGACGCACCCCAAGCACAATCACGCTACCACGAGGAATCAAGGCTCCATTATCGATTGGCTGACCATTGGCGGTCGCACTCACCACCGTATTCGCCGCGATACTATCAAAGTTAGGAATCAAATCTGGTCCTTGCTCATCAACAATATCGAGGCGTAAATCGCTGCGCGTTGCCAAAATCGCCTCAGCCTCAGCCCGCTGGCGGCCAATCAGATCAGGGAAAATCACCAGATCGCCGACGCTCACGACCAATTCAATCTCGCTGCCTTGGGCCAATTTCAAGCCCGCTGGCGGATTTTGGCGCAAAACAAAGCCTGCCGGAATGGTTTGATCGGGCGTGTCAGTGCGCCGAACTTTAAACCCAGCGCGAATCAACGCATCCGAGGCCGCATCGAATTGTTGGCGGGTTACATCGGGAATTTCAACTTGGGCTGGCCCCAAACTCAAGGTAAATGGAATGACCGTGCCTTTGGCAACCTTCGTTCCTGCAGCAACATCTTGGCCGATCACGGTTGCGGCTGGCGCAAGATCGTTGCGTGGCTCTTTACGTTGTTCGCCAAGCTCAAGCGATTTGAGCAGATCAAGCGCTTCGCTTTCGGTTCTGCCAACCAAATCGGGGACTTCAACCATCTCTGGGGCTGGAGTTGGCTCACCAGTTGGCGTAACTTGGGTCGGCTTGTTTCCACCAAAAGCCTGGCTGATCGATTGCATCACATCAGTAAACATCAACACATAAACCAAACCGCCAATCCCAACCAATAAGAAGGTGGCAATCACCCATAAGCCGCAACCAGACGATTGACGTGCTTGGGGTTGGTTCATTGGCACGGGCTGTTGGGCTGCCAAGGGCGGAGCATAATTTTGGCGCGGGCGCGCTTGCGGCGCTGGTTGTTGACGGGGCGGACGCACCTCGGCAGGCTCTGGGGTTTGCGGCAAACGCCCGGCATTCGACGAAGGCACAGCCATGGTCGCTTGGTTGCCGCGCTCACGATAGAGCCGCAATAACTCGGCAAATGCCCGCGCCGATTGTGGGCGCTGAGCCGGATCTTTTGACATCGCTTGGAGCACAATCGCCTCAAGCTGTGGTGGAATCGACGGATTATAGCTGCGCAAAGGTGGCGGCGCTGCTTGGATATGCTGCAAGGCGACGGCTAAAGGCGAATCGCCACTAAACGGCAAACGTCCGGTCAGCATCTCATAGGTCAGTACGCCTAAGGCATAGACATCGGAAAGTGGGGTTGCGCCCAAACCTTGAGCCTGTTCTGGCGCAAGGTAATCGGCAGTCCCAAAGGTTGTACCTGGGTCGGTTAATGCCGAAGATTGCTTGCTTTTGGCGATGCCAAAATCGCTGAGCCGCGCATAATCATTAGCATCAATCAAGACATTTTGCGGCTTGACATCGCGGTGCACCAAGCCGCTATCGTGGGCTGCTTGCAAGGCCTCAGCCACTTGACGCACAATCGCCAAGGTGCGGGGCACTGGCAAGGGTGCTTGCAACGAAATAATTTCTTTGAGATCGGTACCTTGGACATATTCCATTACAATATAGTGCAGATCGCCCTCAGCCCCGATATCATATACCCGCACAATATTGGGATGCCCTAATTGGGCGGCGGCATCGGCTTCGTGCTTAAAGCGGCGCAAAAATTGTTCATCACTGGCATATTGACCATGTAACACTTTAATTGCAACTGGTCGATTGAGTCGCAAATCGCGCCCAAGATAGACCGTTGCCATGCCGCCTTGGCCTAGTTTTCGCTCTAATTGATAGCGATTATTGAGAATTCGTGGTTGTTCGCTCATCGCCCCACTAATACTCCTCGTCGCTCAATGGCGACAGCAACGATTGCTCAGACGCATGCCAAATCGTAACATGCGGGTGCAAATCAGGCTCAGCTAGTTTATGTAAGTAACAACGCAAACGTGGCAAATGAATAATATCGTCGCGATTGTAACGTAATAATAAATCTAAAGCGTTTTGATCGTTATAGTTTTCGTAGGCTTGCCACAAACGCAAGGCATCACGACCATCAATCCCATGGGTAGAACGCGCAATTCCGATCTTTTGTTCAACAACTTTCAAGCCACCGCGCAGATTTTGCCGCCGACATTCGCGCAAGAGATCGCAATGCCCAAACTCGCGCTTTAAATCTGCGCCCAAGGCTTTGTAAATAATTGGCAGATCAAAACTTGCTCCATTAAAGGTATAGATCGTTTCGACTCCTGCCAAGGCCGCGTACAAGTTAACATCACTAACCCCAGCGCCAACCAGTTGAACTGTACCACGCCGGGGCAAGTAAATCCCAATCACGCTAATCGTGCGCTGCCAGGTTGTTTCAATATCAAGGTATGCGTCCATAATTTGCGAGGGGTCAGGGGTCAGGCTCTAGGGATCAGGAACGTAGCTAGATTATTGAGTTTATAGCAATTCATACCTAGCTAACTTATCATTCAAACCAAACAATGGATACATGCTGACCCCTAGTTCCTAGTCCCTAATCCCTCATTTACAACTCCAACATCTCGGCGACGTGCAAGGCTCGAATCAGCGAACCAGCTTTGTTGCGGGTTTCGAGATCTTCCAA encodes the following:
- the ileS gene encoding isoleucine--tRNA ligase, which encodes MAFAAVDPKVSFPTLEDEIAAWWEAHGIVKKTLDHGDASRPFVFFEGPPTANGRPGIHHVEARSSKDIMVRFNRMLGKKVIGARGGWDTHGLPVELEVEKKLGFAGKPDIEKYGITEFNAACRQSVWDYIQEWEKLTQRIAFWIDLEDPYITYDNKYIESLWWIFKQLHERELLYRDYKVTMHCPRCGTSLSDHEVAQGYQDNTDDPSVWVRFRHTPSDHALDAQVADAAFLAWTTTPWTLPANAGLAVNPEATYVLAEHEGQRYILAEALVGAVLGESATTLASFVGADLRGLRYTPLFPGVGDNGAAIDLSSAHRVVADEFVSLEDGTGIVHIAPAYGDLEIGRKYGLPTLFSVDLAGKVLGSFESFGFAGMFFKEADPKITRYLKEQGLLFKSGRVLHTYPFCWRCKTPLLFYAKQSWYIRTTALKQQLIANNKKINWVPEHIQAGRFGNWLENNIDWAISRERYWGTPLPVWTCDNCQHIDVLGSLAELGERWGQDTANLDMHRPFVDAPSWLCPECEAGTMQRIPDVADCWFDSGAMPVAQWHYPFENQELFEVAGQADFISEAIDQTRGWFYTLHAVSTLLFDRPAYKNVICLGHLLDGKGEKMSKSKGNIVSPWEMVEKYGADAVRWYMFAAGQPYNPRRFSADLVSESLRQFLLTLWNTYSFFTTYANVDGWTPELAQGDLAAIDRWALARLNALVRDVRNDLSNYDMNTPAKRLEQFVDELSNWYVRRNRRRFWGSDMNGDKQAAYSTLYTCLVTISKLMAPFTPFVAESLYQNLVRSYDQTAAESVHMALYPEANLALIDEELIRKTDLLLKAVSLGRAARKNAGMRVRQPLSEVLVRLPRGEQLDELSAELSDELNIKSVRWLGVGDGLVSYRFKPNLRSVGKKFGKLVPALREVLANLSSEQAADAAHKVETGASFEVVVEGETLTLAADDVLMEASSPEGYAVAEGEGLLVALVTTLTDELLREGIAREIVRNLNDARKAADLAITDRINATLGTEVDLAAVVAEYAEYIKAETLCEVLSVGDASADHHTSSMELEQGKLSLGISKIG
- a CDS encoding DUF952 domain-containing protein codes for the protein MLLHIISPTEWHQALAAGEYRPASLADEGFIHCSTPEQVLTPANSFYRGQAGLQLLCIDPALLQSELVYEDLIASGVQFPHIYGPLNLDAVYKIVEFPVNPDGTFDLPKLD
- a CDS encoding aminoglycoside phosphotransferase family protein; translation: MTILHSLGDISLAWMTEHLQPWLGSGMIKHMQLIEDHTPNSQLGHIQLQLFRTPIKAPRQLLLKINHEQHGAHEVAIYQYAQANDLNHLPFVPCFGASYDPVSGVSNLLLADLSETYEPAIDSQLLITGDHVPNEQRRFMCIDGLAQLHSSWWQAPVIGTANSPFAVDGRYNDSAAHAQHVQRRQAEWQQFLAQHGTILTDAIHDRLASTLAALPTLWQRWLEPRSSSHRQLTLVHGACTFNQFFCPKNPQEDHAYLLDFGAASANLPTYDLVTMLATFWNPTQRAFYEEQLLRRYLAGLIGAGIDCSWQQLCSDYRLMLAYMLFEPIEHAINGADQVYWWPKLQCLAAANDEWQSEQLWR